The DNA region CCGGCAGCGGCGCGCCGACCAAGGCGGCAAGCCTGCGGAAATGCTCTTGGTAGGCGTTCTCGGCAGAAAGCACGTCCAGCCGGGTGCGTTGCAGCGCCACGTTCGTGCGTCGCACTTCGGGGCGCCGCGCCTGGCCCATGTTGTACGACTCTTGCGAGGTGAGCGCGGAGTCTTCGGCCGTCTTCTGCAGCTCGCGGCGGATGGCGAGCGTCGCTTGCGCAGCCAGCGCCTGGTAGAAGTGGATGCGGATATCATTGCAAACACGAAATTGTTGAGTTACCGCTAGGTGTTCCGCCACATGAGCCCGCCGCTGGTACTTCTCTCGGCTCAGACGCAGCTTGCCGGCGGTGACGATCCGTTGTTGGGCGATCGCGCCCTGAAACTCGCCCGGCGTGTTGGCGACGCGGTCGTTCTTGACAAAGATCTGGTCTGCTTCGTACGACAACATCGGGTTGGGGTAGAGCCCCGCCTGCAGGGCCTTGGCCAGCTCACCGGAGATGTGCAGCCTTGCTTGAACCAGCGTGGGGTTGTTGCTGGCGGCGAGCGAGAGCAGCGAGTCCAGCGCGTACGCCGAGGTAGCGATGGACGGCTCGGGATAGTCGAGCCCCGCGATGTCATTCAGCGGCGCCGGGATGGCGGGGGGCCGGGTATACTCGTGGCCCCCGCCCTTAGGCATAAGTGCGGCCGGCGGCAGGCGTAGCAGTTGTTGCGCGGCTGCAAACGCGGGTGCTGCTAGCAGCAATGCCGCCGCGATTAGCTTGGTCATCCGTTGCACTGGCA from Pirellulimonas nuda includes:
- a CDS encoding TolC family protein — translated: MTKLIAAALLLAAPAFAAAQQLLRLPPAALMPKGGGHEYTRPPAIPAPLNDIAGLDYPEPSIATSAYALDSLLSLAASNNPTLVQARLHISGELAKALQAGLYPNPMLSYEADQIFVKNDRVANTPGEFQGAIAQQRIVTAGKLRLSREKYQRRAHVAEHLAVTQQFRVCNDIRIHFYQALAAQATLAIRRELQKTAEDSALTSQESYNMGQARRPEVRRTNVALQRTRLDVLSAENAYQEHFRRLAALVGAPLPGGAVVGELMPECPVLTYEEALQRLIAESPELAAARAKLSVDQATVSRELVQWVPDLVVKGGAGYNFESQEAVAAAGLQIEVPLYDRNQGTVQQARSDYARQRREIDRVELELRDRLATTYQQYVTSLQHAFEYERLILPELKAAYAELLQSYKENRVDWPEVLMAQHDYFDARLTQVDNLMHARTQEVLIYGFLLHDGLRAAQGIAPPGHIDAVPKPR